The Candidatus Edwardsbacteria bacterium sequence TATTAAATAAAAGCCTGGTCAACTCCATCCCGGTGGATCAGCTGGTCTGCAATCTGGCATACGCCGATCGGGCCGTCTCCATAGAAAAATTCGATCTGGCCAGCGGACAGGCCAAACTGAAGGTCAAGGGGGACATCTTCGAAGATGCCCTCAGCGTGGATGTGGAGACCGATGAAATAGAGCTGGACCAATTCGGGGTTTTGCTGGGGATGAAAGATCTGCAGGGCAAACTGCGTTTCACCGGGCTGATCTCCGGCCTGACCAAGGACCCTGATGTGATAGGCACTTTCCGTTTGAAGGAGGCGGTAATATCCAATGTTTCCTGCCTTTACTTTGACGGAAGCATGTCCCTGAAACAGGTGGTGTCCAAACCGCAGGGGGACGGCAAGTTTGTGGCCACCGGCCTGGCTATCGGCAACCAGAGCATCGACCGGGTGGAGCTGCTAACCGAACTCCGGGGCCTGGACTGGGGAGGCCTTTCGATTCACGTGGTCAAGGATTCGATGACCGAGGCCCTGGCCACCGGAATGGTGGAGCTGAAAGGAAAACAGATAAACCTGGCCATCAGCAAGCTGTTCTACAATTTCGGTGACCAGACAGTGGTCAACAGCCAGCCGATACACCTGTCCATTGAAGGGTCCAACATAAAACTGGAACCCACCAAACTTATTGCCGGGCGGGGGTCCTTGGCGCTGGAGGGATTTTACCACAGCGATAAAAGCGTCTACGTTAAAATTAACGGTGATGCCATCGACAGTCGCAAGATAGTGGAAATTCTCAACCTCAAAAAAACAGTCCACGGTCTGTTGGATTTTGACATAAAATTGTCGGGCAACCTGAACGCCCCGGAGATGGCTGCCAGCCTGGCTCTGAACAACGTCCGTTTTGAGCAGTTCACCGCGGACCGGGTGGTAATTGAATGCAATTACGCCGACCGGGTTGTCAATCTGGAAAAACTGGCCATCACCCGCTATGGCCAGCTGTCGGAGATCGCCCTCAGCGTTCCCATAAACCTGGGGATGGGCCCCGGGGCCGGCAAGCTGCTGGACCAGCCGATGTCCGGAGAGATAATACTCCGGGATATCGGAACCTGGGCCTTCTTCCCCATGGCCGAGCTGTTAAGCGTCTACGAGGGGAAGGTGGACCTGAGCCTCAAGCTCTCCGGCACCCCATTCAAGCCCCTGATGAACGGGGAGATGACCATCGCCAACGCCAAGATGGTGCTTCGACCCTTTGGCATGTATCTGCACAAGGTTCAGGCCTTCGCCCATTTCAATGCCGACAGCCTGGTGATAGACAACATCACCGCCAGCACCGAAAACCAGGGCAAGGTGGAGATAAAACGCGGCGAGATCATCCTGAGCAAATTCATCCCCACCACCATGTACTTCCTGATAGTGGTGGACAAGGCCCCGGTCAGGAACATCCCCTTCATCGAGGGGAATGTCAACGCCCGGATCGAGATCGGCGGGACGGTCAATTACCCCAAGATCAAAGGAGAGGTGTTTGCCAATTCGGCCCTGATCACCCTGCCCTTCGCACCGGCCGAGGAGCCCCCGCCGCCGGAGGGCGGGTCCAAACCGATGGACCTGGACCTGTCCATTACCGGCTCCCAGGGGATCTGGCTCAGGAACGCCGACGCCGACATCGAGCTGAAGATAGAGAATCTTAACGTCCGCATGCAGCAGAACGTGCTGTTCCTTTCGGGCCGCCTGGAGACCATCCGCGGAGAGTACCGTTTCCTGGACCGGAGATTCGACATCACCGAAGGCCAGCTGACCTTCACCAATGCGGCGGTCATCAACCCGGAGCTTAATTTATCGGCCCAGACCGAACTGAGCGATGAAGCCCGAACCAAGGTTTTTCTGAAGGTGGGGGGCTCGGCCTTGCAACCCAAGCTGTCCTTCAGTTCCGATCCCTCGATGTCCGAGCAGGATATCCTGACCATGATGTCAGCGGGGATGAAGCTTGAGGGAGAAGGCAACGGTGACCTTGCCGAACAGTTTATAAACCGGGGAGCTGATTACCTGAGCAATATGCTGGGCGGCCTGATCCAGAAAAAGACCGGGCTGGTGGATGTGGTTAAAATGAAGACCTATACCGGCCAGGAAAAGGGCGCCCAGGTGACGCTGGGCAAGTACGTCACCCGGAATGTTTTCGTCAGTTACACTAGGGGTTTTGCCGCCGACCTGAGCGATGAGTTCCGGGCCGAATACCTGTTCGGCAAAAGGAGCGCCCTGTTCATCCAACGCTCCAAGGGTGAGAACAGCGAAGAACAAAAAATAAACTTGGGTATCAGAATGAAATTCAAATATTAAGACGGGGAAATGCAGAAGAAAACAATCTTGTTGAGTATGTCGCTTTTTGCCGCTTCTTTTCTGTCGGCTTCGCCCATAGATTGGCTGACCTACCAGGGGCCGGCGGTCGGGGCCAGGGCGGCGGCCCTTTCCGGCAGCATCGTTGCCGACGATAGCGACCCCAACCTAACCTTTTGGAATCCGGCCGGATTGGGCAATATCAACTGGTCAATGGCCTCCTGCAGCTATCTGCATTCCCAGGGGCTGTTCTTCGACCCCATATTTTCCGGCCCCAAGCGGCTCAACTATATCGTTTTTGCCGGGAAGGGCATAGGAATATCCTGGCGTTCGGTGGCCCGCTATGCCGGGTCGGAATTTACCATGGAAGGCGCAGACTCGGTAAATAATTATTTGAAATACGGGGTTGATGAATTTGCCTTTGCCGTCTCCAAGAAGGATGACCTGCATCAGTCGATGTCTTTGGGATTATCGGCCAAGCTGATCTCGGCCAGGATGACCGAGGTCAAGCAGAAAAAGATGGACACCCTTTGGAGCCGGGCTGAGATCACCGATGAAAGCGGGACCGGGTACGGCCTGGACCTGGGGTTTCACGGAGGCCGGGGACCGTTGATGGTCGGCATCACTGTCCAGAACCTGGCCGGTAAGGTCTATTGGAAGGATTTTGGCGACGACCAGCTGAAACCCAAGATCTCCGGGGGTATCTCCTGGTTCAACGGCAAATTGCCCAAGATCACAGCCAGCGCCGAAAAGTTCTGGGGGAAGGGGGTCCCGGAGCTCAAATATATGGCGGGAGGTGAATACAAACATAATATACCGGGATACGGGGCCGTGGTTTTCCGGGCCGGGGCCAGCCAATACAGAAAATCCCCGGACGGCGAATACGACTGGTCCCTGGGGCTGGGTTATATTTATAAAAGGATCTTGGTGGATGCCTCCAGCATGGATCAGAAGGCTTCGGCCGACGGAGCCAGGCAGAAGATCTATATGGCGTCAGTGAGCCTTTTCCTTGAATAGGACCAGAGGCCCTTTAAAACGCCCGCTTCGCCCGGGCGTTTTATTTATTTACGGCCCTCTTGACAAATCCGGGCCATAGTGATATAATCCGACTGACTGGTCAGTCAATAAATGAACGATAAGTATAATGAATAGATATCTCACCAATAAAATATCCGGGGTCCTTTCGGAGATATACCGGTTTTTCGCCTTTCATTGGGAGGTGCTGAGAAGGTTGGTCCGGCCGCCCTATTACGGTCAGACCATCTGGGAACAGATGGATCGGATCGGGGTGGATTCGCTTTCCATTGTCGTGCTGGTGGGTTTCTTCACCGGATTCGTCCTGGCCTTTCAGATTGGCTACGCTATGATGCGGTTCGGGGCCAAGATATACGTGGGGGGCATCGTGGCGGTCTCCCTGGTTCGGGAGCTGGGTCCGGTGCTGATAGCCATGGTCTTTGCCGGGCGGGTGGGGGCCGGGATAACCGCCGAACTGGGTGCCATGCAGGTATCGGAGCAGATCGACGCCATGAGGGCCCTGGCCACCGACCCCTTGCGGAAGCTGGTGCTGACCCGGATCGTGGCTGCCACCCTGATGCTGCCGGTACTGGTGGTGATCGGGGATCTTATCGGCATACTGGGAGGAATGCTGGTGGGGGTGATGAACCTGGGACTGACTGCGTCGTTCTATAGAAGCTCGGTGATAAACTCCCTGGTTTTTAACGATCTGTTCAGCGGCTTGATAAAACCGCTGGTGTTCGGGGCCATGATCTCCGGGGTGGCCTGCTATTACGGGCTCAACACCAGAGGCGGCACCAAGGGGGTGGGCGAGGCCGTGACCAGGACGGTGGTGGTGTCCTCGGTGCTGATATTCCTTATGGACGCGGTCATAACCAAGCTTTTATTCCTGCTGGGAATATGAGAGGGATCATTGCCTATGATAGAGTTAAGAAATATACATAAATCCTTTGAAGGGAAGCAGGTGTTGAAGGGCGTCAGCCTTTCCCTCAACGACGGCGAGACCATAGTGATACTGGGGCGTTCGGGCTGCGGCAAGAGCGTGCTGCTCAAGATCATTCTGCGGCTGCTAAAGCAGGACCAGGGATCGATCCTGATCGATGGCAGCGACACCACCCGTTACCTCGAGGAGCAGATGATGCCGGTCCGCAAGCGGATGGGAATGCTGTTCCAGGGCGCGGCATTGTTTGACTCGTTCAACGTGGGAGAGAACGTGGCCTATGCCCTCAGGGAGCATACAAAAAATTCCGAGGAACAGATAAGGGCCAAGGTGGCCGAGTGCCTGGAGTTTGTGGAGCTGTCAGGGACCGAACTTCTTATGCCTTCGGAGCTTTCCGGCGGCATGAAAAAGCGGGTGGCCCTGGCCCGGGCCATGGCTCTGGATCCGGTTTATATGTTCTACGACGAGCCCACCACCGGCCTGGATCCCCTGACCTCACGGAAGATAAACCAATTGATAAAAAAGCTTCAGTCGGAGAGGAATGTATCATCGATAGTGGTCACCCATGAGATAGCCAATGCTTTTCAGGTGGCCGACCGGTTCGTGGTCATCAAGGACGGGGAGATACTGCTGACCGGAAGTTCCGCCGAGATCAAGGGATCAAAATTGAAATTCGTTCAGGATTTTATTAAAGGAGGGATAATAAGCGATGGCAGGCATTAGGATATCACACGAGTTGAAGGTGGGGGCCCTGATCACGGCCGGGCTGATCATAGCCCTGATAACCATATTCTCGGTGGGAGAGCGCCAGGGCTTGCTCAAGCAAAGATATTATCTTAAAGCGCAATTCGACGATGCCGGCGGCCTGCAGAAGGGCGCTCCGGTCAGGGTCTCCGGCTTTCAGGTGGGGGTGGTTAACAGCATCGACCTGGTGGAGACGGCCGGCAAACCGAGGGTGGAGATAAACCTGCGGATAGAGAAAAGCTGGCAGAACAAGATACGGAAGGGGTCGGTAGCCAGGATCAGCAGCCTGGGCTTGCTGGGGGACAAGCTGGTGGAGATCGTCCCTGTCAACCAAAGCAACGCCGTCCTGAATAACGGGGATTTGCTTTTGACAAAAGAAGTGATGCCCCCCGAGGAGATACTGGCCACCGTCGCCGAGATATCGGATACCCTGAGGTCCACCACCCTGTCGCTTAACGTGATAATGAAAAAGATCGAAAAGGGCACCGGCACTCTGGGTAAAATGATCGATGACCCCCGATTGTATACCAACCTTGATTCGGTCATGGTCAGCATGAACCATCTTATATTGCTGATCAAGGGCAACAAGGGAACCATTGGCAAGCTGATGAACGATCCCGCTCTGTACAATAGCCTCAATCAGACCATGTCCAATTTAAACACCATCTCCGACAGCCTGCGCCGAGGGCAGGGCAGCCTGGGCAAGCTATTGCGGGAGCCGGATTTTTATAACTCCCTGGACTCGACCTCCAAGCGCTTGGATGTTATTCTCTCCCGGATGGAAAGGGGAGAGGGGACATTGGGCAAGCTGTCCAAGGACGAAGAGATGTACCAGAAACTCAAGGAATCTTCCCAAGAGCTGAACCAACTGATAAAAGACATGAAAGCCAATCCCAAAAAGTA is a genomic window containing:
- a CDS encoding ATP-binding cassette domain-containing protein, whose translation is MIELRNIHKSFEGKQVLKGVSLSLNDGETIVILGRSGCGKSVLLKIILRLLKQDQGSILIDGSDTTRYLEEQMMPVRKRMGMLFQGAALFDSFNVGENVAYALREHTKNSEEQIRAKVAECLEFVELSGTELLMPSELSGGMKKRVALARAMALDPVYMFYDEPTTGLDPLTSRKINQLIKKLQSERNVSSIVVTHEIANAFQVADRFVVIKDGEILLTGSSAEIKGSKLKFVQDFIKGGIISDGRH
- a CDS encoding ABC transporter permease, with the protein product MNRYLTNKISGVLSEIYRFFAFHWEVLRRLVRPPYYGQTIWEQMDRIGVDSLSIVVLVGFFTGFVLAFQIGYAMMRFGAKIYVGGIVAVSLVRELGPVLIAMVFAGRVGAGITAELGAMQVSEQIDAMRALATDPLRKLVLTRIVAATLMLPVLVVIGDLIGILGGMLVGVMNLGLTASFYRSSVINSLVFNDLFSGLIKPLVFGAMISGVACYYGLNTRGGTKGVGEAVTRTVVVSSVLIFLMDAVITKLLFLLGI
- a CDS encoding MlaD family protein, which produces MAGIRISHELKVGALITAGLIIALITIFSVGERQGLLKQRYYLKAQFDDAGGLQKGAPVRVSGFQVGVVNSIDLVETAGKPRVEINLRIEKSWQNKIRKGSVARISSLGLLGDKLVEIVPVNQSNAVLNNGDLLLTKEVMPPEEILATVAEISDTLRSTTLSLNVIMKKIEKGTGTLGKMIDDPRLYTNLDSVMVSMNHLILLIKGNKGTIGKLMNDPALYNSLNQTMSNLNTISDSLRRGQGSLGKLLREPDFYNSLDSTSKRLDVILSRMERGEGTLGKLSKDEEMYQKLKESSQELNQLIKDMKANPKKYLGVSIF
- a CDS encoding translocation/assembly module TamB domain-containing protein, which produces MKSKHSNITITVLGGIILLGLLIMVIYLPSPRFQNEVKLEANRSLSEVLGREFSIGGVEFHFPFTVLINDVAIASRDSLARGQLLCAPRIKLQAHPWYSATRRRLVIGKVEVTGAVVCLVRDSSGTWNFDGLFKSDSTKPKGKMNLPPLSVDDVSFKDLLISIETPGNKQQVQDIDIQLGLKMGGDKLSATLKKIRAYDKTRNINLVKGSGDFALSGDTIKLKNFEMNTGNSRVNLSVKFNSKTQEIDLSQMDLNIGMAEIPRIIGSEGQEWTGNIAVTAALKGSISSPQGNLTIRSRELKINGLELSGLDVKIQVKDSLVNLVRLYLNAGEGNIEGQGQVDLKNRVYDFILQFDQSDFGAALAKGDVQLKTEINGDLRIKGRGFDPPKARATVDLILNKSLVNSIPVDQLVCNLAYADRAVSIEKFDLASGQAKLKVKGDIFEDALSVDVETDEIELDQFGVLLGMKDLQGKLRFTGLISGLTKDPDVIGTFRLKEAVISNVSCLYFDGSMSLKQVVSKPQGDGKFVATGLAIGNQSIDRVELLTELRGLDWGGLSIHVVKDSMTEALATGMVELKGKQINLAISKLFYNFGDQTVVNSQPIHLSIEGSNIKLEPTKLIAGRGSLALEGFYHSDKSVYVKINGDAIDSRKIVEILNLKKTVHGLLDFDIKLSGNLNAPEMAASLALNNVRFEQFTADRVVIECNYADRVVNLEKLAITRYGQLSEIALSVPINLGMGPGAGKLLDQPMSGEIILRDIGTWAFFPMAELLSVYEGKVDLSLKLSGTPFKPLMNGEMTIANAKMVLRPFGMYLHKVQAFAHFNADSLVIDNITASTENQGKVEIKRGEIILSKFIPTTMYFLIVVDKAPVRNIPFIEGNVNARIEIGGTVNYPKIKGEVFANSALITLPFAPAEEPPPPEGGSKPMDLDLSITGSQGIWLRNADADIELKIENLNVRMQQNVLFLSGRLETIRGEYRFLDRRFDITEGQLTFTNAAVINPELNLSAQTELSDEARTKVFLKVGGSALQPKLSFSSDPSMSEQDILTMMSAGMKLEGEGNGDLAEQFINRGADYLSNMLGGLIQKKTGLVDVVKMKTYTGQEKGAQVTLGKYVTRNVFVSYTRGFAADLSDEFRAEYLFGKRSALFIQRSKGENSEEQKINLGIRMKFKY